Part of the Sulfuricurvum kujiense DSM 16994 genome, GAGGAGTTTACGCAAAAACACCGTTGTATCTGTGAATTGTTTGAAACGACGGATAGTGAAAACTATCTGCAGCCGAAGATGGATGGAAAGACATGGAGCGAATATATTCTAGCCCATAAAGAGATTGAGCACAAAGCAAAAATTACCCGAAACGGCAAAACATCGATATTTACAGTGGATGTACAAAAAATAGAGTATGAAAATGTATTCCGACAAGTTGTGGTATTAAGCGATATTACAAATCTGAACAATTTGGCAACGGTTGATATGCTTACTCAGGTGACCAATAGGTTTGAGTTCGATAAGATGCTCGGACATTCGATTTCGGTATCTAAGCGCTATGGAAGAACGCTTTCGGTGCTGTTAGTCGATATTGACCATTTCAAATTGATCAATGATAATTTCGGTCATTTGGTAGGAGATGAAGTGCTTAAATCGTTCAGCAGTCTGTTGCGCCAACAGATTCGACAAAGTGATATAGTCGCTCGGTGGGGAGGGGAGGAGTTTATTATCCTTCTTCCGGATACCGCCCTCTCTTCTGCCATTATAATGGCTGAAGCACTGCGTCAGAGAATTGAAGTGAACCCGTTTGAAGCAGTCGGGAATATTACCTGTTCTATCGGTGTGGCCGAATTTAATAGTGTTGAAGAAGCGGACGATTTATTGCAAAGAGCCGATGAAAACCTTTACCGTGCCAAACATAGCGGACGTAATCGTGTCGTTGCTTAACATTACTTGCTTAATAGTATTATGCAATAGATACATTTGATAAAAATATAGATAGAATAAGAAAAACATCATAGAAGTTACATGAATTTAAAATTACGTGCTCAGTTGATAATCGCATTCATTGTTATCGTAACTTCAGCGGCGTTAACCTTCTACCATATTTCGCAGGAAAGACGTTATATCAAAGAACGAACCGAACGTTCGTCTGAGAATATCAAATTGGCTTTTGATACTATTGTCGCAGATACCGAACAGCTCTACCGTTTTCGGACACGTGTGACCATGGAGACAGAAGGTGTCATGGACGCGATGAAGAGACGTGACAGCGATGCACTGTATCGCGCCGTTCTCCCCCGTTACAATGCTTTGCACGAAGAGAATCATCATCTTATAATCATGCAATTTCATGCTCCGGATGGGCGTTCCATTTTACGCGTCCATCTTAAAGAAAAATTCGGTGACGATATTGCCGCAAAGCGGCCGATGCTTCGTGAAATACACAGCGAACATAAAATGGTTACCGGGTTTGAGGGGGGGCTCGGAGGAATCGCATTTCGGGTTATAATGCCTATTTTTGATCACGGGGAGTACATCGGTGCATTGGAATACGGTGTAGACAGCGGTTATTTTGTAGATCGAATCAAGCATTTGACCGGATCAGACAGTATGGTTCTGATACATAAGGACTGGTTCGGTGCGGCGGATAAGAAAAAATATACTGATGGAATCGGTCAATATTATTTCAGCAATGTATTGAACGAACGCAAAGAATTAATCTCCCGTTATGCCTTTAAAAATCCCTCTTTGGAACCCCGTCATATTGATTTAGAGGGCAACTCTTATGAAATCAACCCCTTATTCTTAAAAGATGCAAAAAATCGAAATTTAGGGATGATCATTGCCATTGACGATGTGACGGGGGTCAGTCAGAATACAGCAGATACTATCATTGATTCTCTAACGGTCACTGCGATTATGCTGATTGTACTGTGGGGATTAATCGAATACACATTCGGAGGACTGATCAAAAAAGTAAATTTGCAGGAACGGTATATTAAAACGATTCTCGATTCCCAAAAAAATATAGTTGTGGTAACAGACGGCAAAGCACTCATCTTTGCGAATCAAGCTTTTTATGATTATTTCGGATATCACTCACTGGATAAATTTAGAGATGATCATTCCTGTATCTGCGATTTTTTTGAATCGGGTGAATCGGATGAATATTTGCAGCCGAAAATTGACGGCCTGCTGTGGACCGATTATCTGATTCAATACGATATGAAAGAGCAGAAAGTCAAAATGACCGTCGGAGAGAAGACCTCCATTTTCACCGTACACGCAAAGCGGATGGAATACGCGGGTGAAATACGCCATGTTGTTGTTTTCACCGATATTACAAAGCTCAACCAATTGGCGACGCAGGATGTTTTGACCCAAGTCGCCAACCGGTTTCAATTCGATAATGTATTGGAACATTCGATCAGCTTGGCTCAAAGATATGGACGTACTTTATCGATTCTTTTGATCGACATTGATTTCTTTAAAGAGGTGAATGATACCTACGGCCATTTGATCGGTGATGACGTATTAAAAAAGTTAGCCCACACGTTGAATGAGGGAATTCGTAAAAGCGATGTGATAGCCCGATGGGGAGGGGAAGAGTTTGTAATTTTGCTTCCGGATAGCGAGCTCTCTTCAGCGCTGAAGCTGGCAGAAACTCTTCGTGCCAAGGTGGCTGAAACCGATTTTGAACCCGTTGTTAAAATCACATGTTCGATCGGTGTTGCGCGGTGGAATGAGGGGGAGAACAGCGATCAGCTTTTAAAACGTGTCGATGAAAAATTATATACGGCGAAAGAGAACGGAAGAAACAGGGTCGTTAGTTGAAAATTCACTATCCGACAAACCGATACCCAATTCCTGTTTCGGTCACAATCCGTTTCGGACGGGTGGAATCGGTTTCGATCTTTTGACGGAGCTGATTGATAAAAACGCGTAGATAATGGGTTTCGTTTTGATACCCGATTCCCCAAATCTCTTTGAGAAGCCATGCGTGGGTGAGAACCTTGCCGCTGTTTTGCATCAGGATTTTGAGGAGGTCAAACTCTTTGGGGGTGAGTTTTAACTCTTCATTATTCAACATCACTGTGTGCGAAGCAATATCCAACGAGAGATTACCGCTTATCAAACCGGAAGTATTATCTCCCATGCTGATACCGCGACGACGGAGGGAAGCTTTGATACGAGCTAGTAGCTCACCTGTCCCAAAGGGTTTGGTGAGATAATCATCACATCCCCCCTCCAGTGCTGCTATTTTTTCAGCCTCACCGGAGCGGGCAGAAAGGACGATTACGGGGGATTGGCTCCATTCACGAAATTGTGAGAGAAACTCTTTCCCATCCATGTCGGGTAATCCAAGATCAAGCAATACTAATGCGGGGGCTTCGATCGCGGCGCGGTTTAATCCCTCTTTTCCCGTTGCAATTGTTACCGGGTGATACCCTGCCGCATCCAGTGCGACTTCGAGCAGTTTACGAATGGCACTGTCATCGTCGATGATTAAAATGGTCTCTTTCATCCCTCACCCCTATACGGAAGTCTCATCGTTGCGCAAAATTGTACGCCATCGCTCATTGTTTCCACATTTCCATCGTGCATTTGAGCGATTCGGTATGCCACATACAACCCCAATCCGATCCCCTCTTTTCCTTGGACATTGCTCAACCGCGAAAAAGCTTTCCACGCCATTGAAGCTTCATGAACGGGGGGAATAGAACCTGTATTGCAGATTCGAATCTTAATCCCTATCGGCTCATTTTCTACTGTTACATTGACTGCATCCCCGTATTTAAAAGCATTTTCAAGCAGATTAAAGAGTGCCTGTTCGATCAAAACAGCGTCACCTTGAACTGAGCCAATAGTATCCTTTATTGTTAGCGTTGCCGGGAACGTATGCTCTGTTTTTGATAATGTACTTCCCAAAAGTTCAGGGATATCGCACTCTTGGATTTTGAGTTTTAACATACCGCTTTGGAGCCGTGCGGTATCGAGAAGATTATCGATCAGCCGCCGCATCCTAAAAGCACCGTTGTCAATCGTATGATAAAGCTCTTTTTTTTGCTCACTGTTTAGATCCAGTTCTTCAGTAAGTAACCCCGATGATGCCCCCATAATCGCTGAAAGAGGTGTACGCAATTCGTGGGAGAGGGAGCCTAAAAGTGTCTCTTGGAGCCGTTCGGATGTCTCTAACTCTTTGGCAACGGCTGCTCGCGCACTCAACCATGATACGATCTGTCCGACGACAATCATAATCACAAAACTAAAGAGATAGCGCAAATCATGGACGGTGAAGGTAAAGGTTGGCGGGATAAAAAAGAAATTAAAAGATAGCACCGAACCCAAAGAGACAATCAGCGTATCTCTGCGTCCTAAACGCATCGCAGCATAGAGAATCGGAATGAGATGGATCATACCTATGTTGACTAACTCCAGCTCTTGACTAAAGAGTTTGGAGATCAGCGCAAGAGCAATCAAGAGCAAAAAGGGCGGGATAATCGGGTGCATGGCTACATTATACCATCCAATGTTAAATCTCCGCCCGACGGGCAACACCGATGAGTTTTTCATGCGGGAAATGGTAAAAGCTGACAAAATTTGGGGAGATATCTTTGATCAAAGCAAAAATTTTCCATACTAAGCTATCGGAGACAATCTCCTCATCCCCGTAAAAAATTGTCCGCTCATCGATATTTCGTTCACGTAAAATCTTTTCTACGTTTAGGGTTTCCATATATCCCGATCGGATGCTGAGGAGATCCAGCCCTTCTCCAAGTGGTGAAAGTTCACTCGTAACCCCATGTGGTTCATACGAGGGGTGGACGGTCACGATGATATTGCGCTCATAGATGATCCCGTTTTGGAACATGGTTTTGGAGATATAAGCGGGTATTGC contains:
- a CDS encoding diguanylate cyclase; protein product: MNLKLRAQLIIAFIVIVTSAALTFYHISQERRYIKERTERSSENIKLAFDTIVADTEQLYRFRTRVTMETEGVMDAMKRRDSDALYRAVLPRYNALHEENHHLIIMQFHAPDGRSILRVHLKEKFGDDIAAKRPMLREIHSEHKMVTGFEGGLGGIAFRVIMPIFDHGEYIGALEYGVDSGYFVDRIKHLTGSDSMVLIHKDWFGAADKKKYTDGIGQYYFSNVLNERKELISRYAFKNPSLEPRHIDLEGNSYEINPLFLKDAKNRNLGMIIAIDDVTGVSQNTADTIIDSLTVTAIMLIVLWGLIEYTFGGLIKKVNLQERYIKTILDSQKNIVVVTDGKALIFANQAFYDYFGYHSLDKFRDDHSCICDFFESGESDEYLQPKIDGLLWTDYLIQYDMKEQKVKMTVGEKTSIFTVHAKRMEYAGEIRHVVVFTDITKLNQLATQDVLTQVANRFQFDNVLEHSISLAQRYGRTLSILLIDIDFFKEVNDTYGHLIGDDVLKKLAHTLNEGIRKSDVIARWGGEEFVILLPDSELSSALKLAETLRAKVAETDFEPVVKITCSIGVARWNEGENSDQLLKRVDEKLYTAKENGRNRVVS
- a CDS encoding response regulator, translating into MKETILIIDDDSAIRKLLEVALDAAGYHPVTIATGKEGLNRAAIEAPALVLLDLGLPDMDGKEFLSQFREWSQSPVIVLSARSGEAEKIAALEGGCDDYLTKPFGTGELLARIKASLRRRGISMGDNTSGLISGNLSLDIASHTVMLNNEELKLTPKEFDLLKILMQNSGKVLTHAWLLKEIWGIGYQNETHYLRVFINQLRQKIETDSTRPKRIVTETGIGYRFVG
- a CDS encoding sensor histidine kinase → MHPIIPPFLLLIALALISKLFSQELELVNIGMIHLIPILYAAMRLGRRDTLIVSLGSVLSFNFFFIPPTFTFTVHDLRYLFSFVIMIVVGQIVSWLSARAAVAKELETSERLQETLLGSLSHELRTPLSAIMGASSGLLTEELDLNSEQKKELYHTIDNGAFRMRRLIDNLLDTARLQSGMLKLKIQECDIPELLGSTLSKTEHTFPATLTIKDTIGSVQGDAVLIEQALFNLLENAFKYGDAVNVTVENEPIGIKIRICNTGSIPPVHEASMAWKAFSRLSNVQGKEGIGLGLYVAYRIAQMHDGNVETMSDGVQFCATMRLPYRGEG